A genomic window from Maridesulfovibrio sp. includes:
- a CDS encoding 4Fe-4S dicluster domain-containing protein, whose product MNAFVLAVPSRCIGCRACEIACVDAHMKSDMGQAMEQGQPFSPRISVIRESGVTAPIQCRQCEDAPCAKACPVDAIRCDGKSVAIDAELCFGCKACLAACPFGAMQVGMVNWESEAPVAHKCDLCSGYRDKPACVSVCPAGALSVFSNESLKKLSVSKRRETARLMVYDGN is encoded by the coding sequence ATGAATGCTTTTGTCTTGGCTGTTCCTTCCCGTTGTATTGGTTGCCGGGCCTGTGAAATAGCCTGTGTGGATGCCCATATGAAGTCTGATATGGGGCAGGCCATGGAACAGGGGCAGCCGTTCAGCCCGCGTATCTCAGTGATTCGTGAATCAGGTGTCACCGCGCCTATCCAGTGTCGCCAGTGCGAAGATGCTCCCTGTGCTAAAGCCTGTCCGGTCGATGCTATTCGCTGTGACGGCAAGTCTGTGGCAATAGACGCCGAACTCTGCTTCGGGTGCAAGGCATGTCTGGCGGCATGTCCGTTCGGAGCTATGCAGGTGGGGATGGTTAATTGGGAGAGTGAAGCTCCTGTGGCTCATAAGTGTGATCTTTGTTCCGGGTATCGCGATAAACCAGCCTGTGTCAGCGTTTGTCCGGCGGGAGCATTGAGTGTCTTCTCAAACGAGTCACTGAAGAAATTATCTGTTTCTAAACGTCGGGAAACCGCACGGCTCATGGTTTATGACGGAAATTAA